The DNA region CCGCGACGAGGTGATTCAATATTGTGCTAATAAATACGGATCTGATAGGGTGTCTAACATCGTAACATTTGGTAAGATGGCCGCTCGTGCTGCGGTGCGTGATGTGGCACGTGTATTGCAGGTGCCATACTCGGAAGCGGATCGTCTCTCAAAGATGATTCCCGCACCCGTGCAAGGTCGTCATATTCCCTTAAGAAAAAGTGTGGTTGAAGATGCTGATTTAAAAAAAGAATACGAAACGAACCCAACCGCAAAAACCGTTTTTGACTATGCAATGCGACTTGAAGGTACCATTCGCTCGCACGGCGTTCATGCGGCAGGTGTGGTGATTGCTCCCGATGACATTGTGAAATATGTTCCGCTTGAAATGGCGCAAAAAGGAGTGGTATCTACACAGTATCCAATGGGACCGGTAGAAGAGTTAGGTCTTCTTAAGATGGACTTTCTTGGACTTTCCAACCTTTCTATTATTAATAACGCACTTCGTATTATCAAAAAAGTATATAAGAATGAAATTGATCTTTCGAAAATCCCTCTTGACGATACAAAGACGTATGAGCTGTTTCAGCGCGGAGACACGACAGGCGTCTTTCAGCTTGAATCTGCGGGCATGAAACGGTATCTGCGCGACCTGAAGCCAACGGTTTTCGAGGACATTATCGCTATGGTTGCCCTGTACAGGCCGGGTCCGATGCAGTTTATCGACAGCTTTATTAAACGAAAGCATGGCGAGGAAGAAATCACCTATCTTGATAAAGGTATGGAAAACGCATTGAGTCCGACCTATGGTATTTTGGTATACCAAGAGCAATTCATGCAGATTTCTAAGGAATGGTGCGGGTTTACTGGTGGTCAGGCCGATACGCTCCGAAAAGCGGTGGGTAAAAAGAAAATCGACCTGATGCGTAAGGTAAAGGTAGATTTCGTTGATGGAGCCATAAAACACGGTGGCGCCAAGAAAGAAGTTGCTGAAAAGTTTTGGGATCAGCTGGAAGAGTTTGCAAACTACTGTTTCAATAAGTCGCACGCGGCATGCTACGGCCTTATTTCATACTGGACGGCCTACCTTAAGGCGCATTATCCTGATGCGTTCATGGCGGCACTTATGACAAGCGACCAAGATGATATTGATCGCTTAGCGATTGAGATTACCGAGTGTAAACATATGGGCATCAAGGTACTGGCACCCGATGTTAATGAATCATACGTTGAGTTTGCGGTCGTGCCGGGGCAAAACCAAATCCGCTTTGGAATGGCTGCGGTAAAAGGCGTGGGTGTTGGGGCTGTTGAAGAAGTACTTCGAGCTCGGGAAGAGGGAAAGTTCTTAGGAATTGAAGACTTTGCTAAACGAGTGAGTACTTCTAAATTTAACCGCAAGGCTTGGGAGTCTTTGATTAAATCTGGTGGATTTGATCAATTTGGAGATCGTTCCGACCTTCTTTTCAACCTCGAGACAATTCAGGCGTTCGCCAGTAAAGTGCAAAAAGAAGCATTGAGCGGGCAGACGGATTTATTTGGGGGTATGAATGATGTTGCCAATATTCAGCCGACTATCACGATGCAGTCGGCGCCGGTAAAATATACGGATAAAGAGCGGCTTACCTGGGAACGTGAGCTGCTCGGGCTCTATATTAGTGCTCATCCGCTTGATAATTATGATGCGTATTTTAATGAGCAAACGATTCCACTTGCGAGTATGAAGCCTGAAATTGACGGCAAAAAAGCAACGATCGGAGGGCTCGTAACAACGGTGCGTACGATTGTGACTAAAAGCGGAACCAAGATGGCATTTTTAGGCCTCGAGGATAAGACGGGCGAGGGTGAAGTGATTGTTTTTCCAAATCTCTACGAACAAGTCGGTGCCAAATTAGTGCAAGATGCGGTGGTACGAGCAAGCGGCAAGGTGAGTGCGCGAGATCGTGATGGTAACGTAGGCGATGAGGCAAAAATGATTGCAGACGAACTAGTAGAAGTGACAGACGAGGAACTAAGGACATACGAATCCACCGGTCGAAAAATGGATACTCCCAAAATGAGCAGCAAAGTAAAAGCAATGCGCGTAGCGGAATATCGTGCTAAAAAAACCGGTGGAAGTATTAGTGCGCCAGCCACGACGAAGCCAAGCGACGAGCCGAGCGATAAGCCACGCCCTATCTTGGATATTCCACCCGTAAAGAAGTTGTTTGTCCATATTAAGCAACCGGATAATCATGAAATACTTCTTCAGCTAAAGCGAATATGTAGTGAGTTTACAGGAAACACTGATATCGTATTAGTACTTGGCGAGGATAAGAAATCTGCCATTAGGCTACCTTTCCGTGTTGATGCGAGCGATGGACTTATTGGCGAACTCGTGAAGCTCCTTGGCGAAGATTGCGTCGTTTTAAAGTAATCCTAGCGGTTTGACACGGTGCTTATCCTTTTGATAGACTGATAAATAGTGACAATGCACAAGGTTATTACAATGCTAAAACAAAAACGCTCCAAAATCGCTATTGGGGTCTGTGCTGTCCTTGTGGCAGTTGCAGGTCCATTACAACTATCGC from Candidatus Saccharimonadales bacterium includes:
- a CDS encoding DNA polymerase III subunit alpha — its product is MGVETKTQSATSAGLKASDYVHLHNHTHHSLLDGLTKVEELVARVKELGMEACAITDHGTMSGTVEFYKAAKEAGVKPIFGMEAYVAARSRFDRDPAKDKARYHLILLAMNETGYKNLMYLSSKANLEGMYYKPRIDHDLLESHNEGLIALSACASGEIGENLRSDNYEEAKKIASWYKGIFGDRYYLELQDHGHPDAPAQWDVQVKINGYLEKLADELDIPCVVTSDGHYLSHDDQDTHEILLCVGTGAFLSDEKRMSLKDFELHVTDPMEIIGRWNKTHPEAVANTRKIADMCNVELDLGRILIPKFPVPEGEDEKSYLDKLVYRGLAMRYNEISEEEANAMNPDDVRPLLAENVRDRLDMELGVLDKMGYNGYFLIVQDFINWGKDQGIIFGPGRGSAAGSIIAYALRITDLDPLKYDLLFERFLNPDRISMPDIDVDIQDTRRDEVIQYCANKYGSDRVSNIVTFGKMAARAAVRDVARVLQVPYSEADRLSKMIPAPVQGRHIPLRKSVVEDADLKKEYETNPTAKTVFDYAMRLEGTIRSHGVHAAGVVIAPDDIVKYVPLEMAQKGVVSTQYPMGPVEELGLLKMDFLGLSNLSIINNALRIIKKVYKNEIDLSKIPLDDTKTYELFQRGDTTGVFQLESAGMKRYLRDLKPTVFEDIIAMVALYRPGPMQFIDSFIKRKHGEEEITYLDKGMENALSPTYGILVYQEQFMQISKEWCGFTGGQADTLRKAVGKKKIDLMRKVKVDFVDGAIKHGGAKKEVAEKFWDQLEEFANYCFNKSHAACYGLISYWTAYLKAHYPDAFMAALMTSDQDDIDRLAIEITECKHMGIKVLAPDVNESYVEFAVVPGQNQIRFGMAAVKGVGVGAVEEVLRAREEGKFLGIEDFAKRVSTSKFNRKAWESLIKSGGFDQFGDRSDLLFNLETIQAFASKVQKEALSGQTDLFGGMNDVANIQPTITMQSAPVKYTDKERLTWERELLGLYISAHPLDNYDAYFNEQTIPLASMKPEIDGKKATIGGLVTTVRTIVTKSGTKMAFLGLEDKTGEGEVIVFPNLYEQVGAKLVQDAVVRASGKVSARDRDGNVGDEAKMIADELVEVTDEELRTYESTGRKMDTPKMSSKVKAMRVAEYRAKKTGGSISAPATTKPSDEPSDKPRPILDIPPVKKLFVHIKQPDNHEILLQLKRICSEFTGNTDIVLVLGEDKKSAIRLPFRVDASDGLIGELVKLLGEDCVVLK